One Campylobacter pinnipediorum subsp. caledonicus genomic window carries:
- a CDS encoding lytic transglycosylase domain-containing protein: MRNIIIKILLVFACISAVNVNLFANISQENQLKILKQLDIPYNFANTNYFKNMTESITKNQVDDFSRKLKSGYKYIPTIKNTLQAASMPDIFFYLAMVESGFSNKVISNAKAAGIWQFMSTTAKVHGLKIDKYVDERRDPVKATKAASEYLKGLKNRFGKWYLAILAYNCGEGKLRKAIRQANTDDLETLLDPKKRYLPKETRNFIMKIIRASFIEQNQYFTSSPDFNLLNKKGAKLIRVAIPGGTSLKKIGESIGVGVKKIRDDNTHLNFAFTPPNAKNYYVYIPENKKDIFNQNFKPIKYNNRFYTYTVKKGDTLIGISKSSGVSHKAIKEYNDLTTSKIAINQKIIIPRSDKNKFQNYIVRKGDTLEILSKKFNVNIKDIKEANAFASSDILTTGASIVIP, from the coding sequence ATGAGAAATATAATAATTAAAATACTTTTAGTATTCGCATGTATTAGTGCTGTCAATGTAAATTTGTTTGCAAATATTTCACAAGAAAATCAATTAAAAATCTTAAAACAATTAGATATACCTTACAATTTTGCAAATACAAACTATTTTAAAAATATGACCGAAAGTATTACAAAAAATCAAGTAGATGATTTTTCAAGAAAATTAAAAAGTGGGTACAAATATATACCAACGATAAAAAATACTTTACAAGCAGCTAGTATGCCTGACATATTTTTTTATCTAGCAATGGTAGAATCTGGTTTTTCTAATAAGGTTATTTCAAATGCAAAAGCAGCTGGAATATGGCAATTTATGTCAACAACAGCTAAGGTTCATGGACTTAAAATAGACAAATATGTTGATGAAAGAAGAGATCCCGTAAAAGCTACAAAAGCAGCATCGGAGTATCTTAAAGGTCTAAAAAATAGATTTGGAAAATGGTATTTAGCGATATTAGCATACAATTGCGGCGAAGGAAAATTAAGAAAGGCTATAAGACAAGCAAATACTGATGATTTAGAAACTTTATTGGATCCTAAAAAAAGATATCTCCCAAAAGAAACTAGAAATTTTATAATGAAGATAATAAGGGCTTCTTTTATAGAACAAAATCAATACTTCACTTCATCTCCTGATTTTAATTTATTAAATAAAAAAGGTGCAAAATTAATAAGAGTAGCTATTCCAGGAGGCACTTCTTTAAAAAAAATTGGAGAGAGTATAGGTGTTGGTGTTAAGAAAATAAGAGATGATAATACACATCTAAACTTTGCATTTACTCCTCCAAATGCCAAAAATTACTATGTGTATATACCTGAAAACAAAAAAGATATTTTTAATCAAAATTTCAAACCAATAAAATACAATAATAGATTTTATACATATACAGTAAAAAAAGGTGATACATTAATCGGCATATCAAAAAGCTCAGGAGTAAGCCACAAAGCAATAAAAGAATATAACGATCTAACAACAAGTAAAATAGCGATAAATCAAAAAATAATAATACCAAGATCTGATAAAAATAAATTTCAAAACTATATAGTAAGAAAAGGTGACACCTTGGAAATATTATCTAAGAAATTTAATGTAAACATAAAAGACATAAAAGAGGCAAATGCTTTTGCTAGTTCTGATATACTAACAACAGGGGCATCTATTGTCATTCCTTAA
- a CDS encoding septal ring lytic transglycosylase RlpA family protein produces MSFLKKISFIAILFLLNGCFYTNSYYPIGPTNTQINNSKSIQKATMRPYTINGKTYYPTVVKVGDTQRGIASWYGPNFHGKKTSNGEIFNMYNLTAAHKTLPMNTIVKVTNLNNGKNITVRINDRGPFVSNRIIDLSKAAAEKISMISTGTAPVILDIVGFAGQNFSEQKNYPSNQSQSIVGGNFMVQIGAFRNKNGAIIYQNQHKQILGYKSIIKTYIIDNLKMYRVFLTGFKSEDEARDFAKSGHFNGAYILRD; encoded by the coding sequence TTGTCATTCCTTAAAAAAATATCATTTATAGCTATACTTTTTTTATTAAATGGCTGTTTTTATACCAATTCATACTATCCAATTGGGCCAACTAATACACAAATAAATAATTCAAAAAGTATTCAAAAAGCAACAATGAGACCATATACAATAAATGGTAAAACATATTATCCCACAGTAGTAAAAGTAGGAGATACGCAAAGAGGAATAGCCAGTTGGTATGGCCCAAATTTTCATGGAAAAAAAACATCAAATGGCGAAATATTTAATATGTATAACCTAACAGCCGCTCATAAAACTTTACCAATGAACACAATCGTTAAAGTTACAAATTTAAATAATGGCAAAAATATAACAGTAAGAATAAACGATAGAGGTCCATTTGTATCAAACAGAATAATAGATCTTTCAAAAGCTGCTGCTGAAAAAATATCTATGATTTCAACAGGCACAGCACCTGTCATTTTAGATATAGTTGGCTTTGCAGGTCAAAACTTTTCAGAACAAAAAAATTATCCAAGCAATCAAAGCCAAAGCATAGTTGGTGGGAATTTTATGGTTCAAATAGGTGCTTTTAGAAACAAAAATGGTGCAATAATTTATCAAAATCAACACAAACAAATATTAGGTTACAAATCCATAATAAAAACATATATAATAGACAACCTTAAAATGTACAGAGTGTTTTTAACAGGATTTAAAAGTGAAGATGAGGCTAGAGATTTTGCAAAAAGTGGTCACTTTAATGGTGCTTATATACTAAGGGATTAG
- a CDS encoding KdsC family phosphatase, with product MIEIIFLDVDGCLTDGSINYSSNGELFKSFNVKDGYAIEGWLKLGKKIAIITGRKSEIVERRAEDLKITHVYQGVKDKLQTAIEILNFEGLELKNAAAIGDDYNDFQLLNSVKWSFKPKNAIPELKVKTKLKNKGGKGAIREMIEIIIKKENLYDEWSKNWL from the coding sequence ATGATAGAGATAATTTTTTTAGATGTAGATGGTTGCTTAACTGATGGTAGCATAAATTACAGTTCAAACGGTGAATTATTTAAAAGCTTCAATGTTAAAGATGGTTATGCAATAGAAGGATGGCTAAAACTTGGTAAAAAAATAGCTATAATAACTGGGAGAAAATCAGAAATAGTAGAACGTAGAGCTGAGGATTTAAAAATAACACATGTGTATCAAGGCGTTAAAGACAAACTCCAAACAGCAATTGAAATTCTAAATTTTGAAGGACTTGAATTAAAAAATGCAGCTGCTATTGGAGATGACTATAATGATTTTCAGCTTTTAAACAGTGTAAAATGGAGTTTTAAGCCAAAAAATGCAATACCGGAGCTAAAAGTAAAAACAAAATTAAAAAACAAAGGTGGCAAAGGTGCCATTAGAGAAATGATAGAAATAATTATAAAAAAAGAAAATTTATACGATGAGTGGTCTAAAAATTGGTTATAA
- the lptC gene encoding LPS export ABC transporter periplasmic protein LptC, with product MVIKIFYIIVTIFSISMVFLASSNPYMAENFATDFSISNIQINDVVDYEIDNEKISAKYEAKEINRYKANDELVHFRANFINSNLNNFLKADKAIIKGEEIKLRQNVNYENNQSLTFKSQEAIYHKKDKTLMSNTDFVITKNENNITGTNIIYDLNNKITKAKGVKIWINQN from the coding sequence TTGGTTATAAAAATATTTTACATAATAGTTACAATTTTTAGTATTTCTATGGTTTTTTTAGCATCTTCAAATCCATATATGGCTGAAAACTTTGCAACCGATTTTAGTATATCAAATATACAGATAAATGATGTTGTCGACTATGAAATTGATAATGAAAAAATATCAGCAAAATATGAAGCAAAAGAGATTAACAGATACAAAGCTAACGATGAGCTAGTACATTTTAGAGCAAATTTTATAAACTCTAATCTAAATAATTTCTTAAAAGCCGATAAGGCAATAATAAAAGGCGAAGAGATAAAATTGAGACAAAACGTAAATTATGAAAATAATCAAAGTTTAACATTTAAATCACAAGAAGCAATTTATCATAAAAAAGATAAAACACTTATGTCCAATACTGACTTTGTAATCACAAAAAATGAAAATAACATAACAGGAACAAATATAATATATGATTTAAATAACAAAATAACAAAAGCAAAAGGTGTCAAAATATGGATAAATCAAAATTAA
- the lptA gene encoding lipopolysaccharide transport periplasmic protein LptA, whose amino-acid sequence MDKSKLIIIFFLAISALKAQQIEITSDSFFADEKKQISEFFGNVKIKKGNYDELKAEKVVVNFNNARQPIKYTATNNVYFKVMIHDKTYEGNGNLLTYEPQQEIYTIAGKAHLREIQTDKNVYGQQIIVNQKTGVYNVVSSEQQPVKFIFQVKEDKK is encoded by the coding sequence ATGGATAAATCAAAATTAATAATTATATTTTTTCTAGCAATTTCAGCATTAAAGGCTCAGCAAATAGAGATAACTTCTGATAGTTTTTTTGCTGACGAGAAAAAACAAATTAGTGAATTTTTTGGAAACGTAAAGATAAAAAAAGGTAATTATGATGAGCTAAAAGCTGAAAAAGTTGTTGTAAATTTTAACAATGCAAGACAACCAATAAAATACACAGCGACAAACAATGTTTACTTTAAAGTAATGATACACGATAAAACATATGAAGGTAATGGAAATTTACTAACTTATGAGCCTCAACAAGAAATTTACACAATTGCAGGCAAAGCACATCTAAGAGAAATCCAAACAGACAAAAATGTATATGGACAACAAATAATAGTAAATCAAAAAACTGGTGTTTACAATGTAGTAAGTTCAGAACAACAGCCAGTTAAATTTATATTTCAAGTAAAAGAAGATAAAAAGTGA
- the yihA gene encoding ribosome biogenesis GTP-binding protein YihA/YsxC, translated as MIKIVSANFITSSPSIKEAPVFNSSEIVFLGRSNVGKSSLINSLTKHNSLAKSSSTPGKTQLINFFEICLLDDEKGEKFNVIFVDLPGFGYARVAKSTHNEWKKNLDEFLKLRETIRLFVHLIDSRHFDLEIDKNVNDYITSFLRPDQKLLNLYTKSDKLNQSLKSAVLKNDPDGILVSTLNKNGIERALNTIIKKALGSE; from the coding sequence GTGATAAAAATAGTTTCAGCAAATTTCATAACCTCATCACCTAGTATAAAAGAAGCACCTGTATTTAATTCAAGCGAAATTGTCTTTTTAGGTCGATCTAATGTTGGCAAATCAAGCCTTATAAATTCACTAACAAAACATAACTCTTTAGCAAAAAGTTCATCTACACCAGGAAAAACGCAACTCATAAACTTTTTTGAAATTTGCTTGCTTGATGATGAAAAAGGAGAAAAATTTAATGTAATTTTCGTTGATTTACCAGGTTTTGGATATGCGAGAGTAGCCAAATCAACCCACAACGAATGGAAAAAAAACTTAGATGAGTTTTTAAAACTAAGGGAAACCATAAGGCTTTTTGTGCATTTGATAGACTCTAGACATTTTGATCTTGAAATAGATAAAAACGTAAATGACTACATAACAAGTTTTTTAAGACCTGATCAAAAACTTTTAAATTTATACACAAAATCAGATAAATTAAACCAAAGCCTTAAAAGTGCGGTATTAAAAAACGATCCAGATGGAATTTTAGTATCAACCCTAAATAAAAACGGGATAGAAAGAGCATTAAACACAATAATAAAAAAAGCACTTGGCAGCGAATAA
- the mrdA gene encoding penicillin-binding protein 2, with product MRMRIVFAIIIIFWLILLTRIYHLSVNSNAYYEEIAEQNAIKTQYIAPVRGLIFDSKDRPLAVNRLGFSVAIKPHLTKEPDVLDREIIFLTSTFDDLNATKIQKEYKKNDSAYNQDFINVIEFIDYDKFIPHIAKLSLHENLEIKPASKRHYPYNDLASHIIGYVGRANQQDMNNNPLAKLTNHTGRSGIERYYNNILQGQEGSRKVKINALNEELEQINYTPPSSKNIRLSIDLELQQFVSNVFGKDAGSVVVMSLKDGAIVAAGSFPEYNLNPFVTGITQNEWDKLIKDLDHPFTNKMVNGLYPPGSVVKMAMGMAFLDAGISKNEGYTCNGSYELGGRKFRCWNIYGHGFMNLTSAIRESCDDYFYKSSQKIGIDAIAPVIERLGFGTKTGVDLPNEFLGTVPSREWKMRKYGKSWFQGETLITSIGQGNFLTTPMQVARHTAMLATGLNIVPHFLQSIDNEISDFTPKDNIFTKFEKAQLPTIRHAMYEVANHPKGTARRYFTESNVTVAAKTGTAQVIGISQTEKKRAREEDMEYLKRSHAWLTTYAPYEDPQYVITMIIEHGGHGGSAAGPKVSRIYNKLLELGYIKLDKVNQSKKSKKKKSK from the coding sequence ATGAGAATGCGGATAGTTTTTGCAATTATCATAATTTTTTGGCTTATACTGCTTACAAGAATATATCATTTAAGTGTTAATTCAAATGCATATTATGAAGAAATAGCTGAACAAAATGCCATTAAAACACAATATATAGCTCCGGTAAGAGGTCTGATATTTGATTCAAAAGATAGACCTTTAGCAGTAAATAGACTTGGTTTTTCAGTGGCAATCAAGCCTCATCTCACAAAAGAGCCAGATGTATTAGATAGAGAAATTATTTTTTTAACATCAACTTTTGATGATTTAAATGCAACAAAAATACAAAAAGAATACAAAAAAAATGATTCTGCATATAATCAAGATTTTATAAATGTTATTGAATTTATAGACTATGATAAATTTATACCACATATAGCCAAACTATCTTTACATGAAAATTTAGAAATAAAACCTGCTTCAAAGAGACATTACCCTTATAATGATTTAGCATCTCATATAATAGGTTATGTTGGTCGTGCAAATCAACAAGATATGAATAATAATCCATTAGCAAAACTAACAAATCACACAGGAAGAAGTGGTATAGAAAGATATTATAATAATATCTTGCAAGGACAAGAAGGCAGTAGGAAAGTAAAAATCAATGCCTTAAATGAAGAACTAGAGCAGATAAATTATACTCCGCCTAGTAGCAAAAATATAAGACTAAGCATAGACTTAGAGCTTCAACAATTTGTATCTAATGTTTTTGGGAAAGATGCCGGTAGCGTGGTTGTAATGAGTCTAAAAGATGGTGCTATAGTAGCTGCTGGAAGTTTCCCCGAATACAACCTCAATCCATTTGTTACAGGAATAACACAAAATGAATGGGATAAACTCATCAAAGACTTAGATCACCCATTTACAAACAAAATGGTAAATGGTCTTTATCCTCCTGGCTCTGTTGTAAAAATGGCTATGGGTATGGCATTTTTAGATGCCGGAATAAGTAAAAATGAAGGTTATACTTGCAATGGCTCTTATGAACTTGGTGGTAGAAAATTTAGATGTTGGAATATTTATGGACATGGATTTATGAATCTAACTAGCGCTATTAGAGAAAGTTGTGATGATTATTTTTATAAAAGCAGTCAAAAAATAGGCATAGATGCAATAGCTCCGGTTATAGAGAGGCTCGGCTTTGGAACAAAAACTGGCGTTGATTTACCAAATGAGTTTTTAGGAACAGTTCCTAGCAGGGAATGGAAAATGAGAAAATACGGAAAATCTTGGTTTCAAGGTGAAACTCTCATCACATCAATAGGTCAAGGAAATTTCTTAACAACCCCTATGCAAGTCGCAAGACACACGGCTATGTTAGCCACAGGACTAAATATAGTTCCTCACTTTTTACAAAGTATAGACAACGAAATTTCAGATTTTACCCCAAAAGATAATATATTTACAAAATTTGAAAAGGCACAGCTTCCAACAATAAGACACGCTATGTATGAAGTAGCAAACCATCCAAAAGGAACAGCAAGACGATACTTCACAGAATCAAATGTAACAGTAGCTGCAAAAACGGGAACAGCTCAGGTAATAGGAATATCACAAACAGAAAAAAAACGTGCAAGAGAAGAAGATATGGAATATCTAAAAAGATCTCATGCTTGGCTTACCACATATGCACCTTATGAAGACCCACAATATGTTATTACAATGATAATAGAACACGGTGGACACGGTGGTTCAGCAGCTGGACCAAAGGTATCTAGAATTTACAATAAATTACTAGAGCTAGGTTATATAAAACTAGACAAAGTAAATCAATCCAAAAAATCAAAAAAGAAAAAATCAAAATAA
- the hemE gene encoding uroporphyrinogen decarboxylase, translating to MIFVDACLKKDTPYTPVWMMRQAGRYLPEYMQVRKQAGDFLSLCKDYKKASEVTLQPIDILGVDAAILFSDILVVPLEMGMELEFVKGEGPIFKSPIKNIQDLQALDEEKAVKNLSYVYDTIKLTREKLDKNKALIGFLGAPWTLATYMTEGQGSKTYAISKKMLYQNPELMHKILEKTTNALIGYTKTQIKSGVNAIQIFDSWASALEESAFFEFSWNYIIKIVDAIKSEFPHIPIIVFPKGISGYLDKIDGNFDVFGVDWSTPIELAKEKLGHKYVLQGNMEPTRLYSKQAIDEGIDKILNVMQNKHHIFNLGHGILPDVPVENAKYFIKQVQEKSKR from the coding sequence ATGATTTTTGTAGATGCATGTCTTAAAAAAGACACACCTTACACACCGGTTTGGATGATGCGTCAAGCTGGGAGATATTTACCTGAATACATGCAAGTTAGAAAACAAGCTGGTGATTTTTTATCGCTTTGCAAAGATTATAAAAAAGCAAGTGAAGTAACGCTACAGCCTATTGATATTTTAGGAGTTGATGCCGCAATATTATTTAGTGATATACTAGTTGTTCCTCTTGAAATGGGCATGGAGCTTGAGTTTGTTAAAGGCGAAGGTCCTATATTTAAATCCCCTATAAAAAATATACAAGACCTACAAGCACTAGATGAAGAAAAAGCTGTAAAAAATTTATCTTATGTATATGATACAATAAAACTAACAAGAGAAAAGTTAGATAAAAATAAGGCTTTGATTGGATTTTTAGGTGCTCCATGGACTTTGGCTACATATATGACAGAAGGTCAAGGAAGTAAGACATATGCTATAAGTAAAAAAATGCTTTATCAAAATCCTGAACTAATGCATAAAATTTTAGAAAAAACGACAAATGCTTTGATAGGTTATACTAAAACCCAAATAAAATCAGGTGTCAACGCTATACAAATTTTTGACAGCTGGGCTTCAGCTCTTGAGGAAAGTGCATTTTTTGAATTTAGTTGGAATTATATAATAAAAATAGTAGATGCTATAAAATCTGAATTTCCACATATACCTATTATAGTATTTCCAAAAGGAATAAGTGGCTATCTTGATAAGATAGATGGAAATTTTGATGTTTTTGGTGTTGATTGGAGTACTCCGATAGAACTTGCAAAAGAAAAATTAGGACATAAATATGTATTGCAAGGAAATATGGAGCCTACAAGACTATACTCAAAACAAGCCATAGATGAAGGTATAGATAAAATTTTAAATGTAATGCAAAATAAACACCATATATTTAACCTAGGGCATGGGATACTACCTGATGTGCCTGTTGAAAATGCAAAATACTTTATAAAACAGGTTCAAGAAAAAAGTAAAAGATAA
- a CDS encoding glucose-6-phosphate isomerase has protein sequence MIKNSFYFNFDDENIINEYAKRVNLEHDSGEIGYYHLPDLNKKELDKILEYEKNLKGIKNIVLVGIGGSSLGVKALKMAMAQKQHTRELFFIDNVDPSVFEMVNKHINFEESLFIISSKSGNTIETISIFKCLIDIYKPADLSRNFLIITDENTTLEQYAKENNINFFNIPKNVGGRFSVLSVIGLVPLAFCGYDISLLLDGAMYCKKQYIDENDNSIISKAYHYATHRNADINVVFSYSSLLDGFNDWYVQLWAESLGKKNGYKRIGRTPVGLIGSKDQHSFLQLIMDGVKDKTITFIKVKNTNSVKIPSLNISHFKDCDFVDGLQLGELINFQCDSTKMALVQEGLSVDVIELDMIDEWHMGYLVYYYELLTSATGIMLGIDTYNQPGVEIGKRILKNMLLK, from the coding sequence ATGATTAAAAATAGTTTTTATTTTAATTTTGATGATGAAAATATAATAAATGAATATGCTAAGCGTGTAAATTTGGAACACGATAGTGGTGAAATAGGGTATTATCATCTTCCTGATTTGAACAAAAAAGAGCTTGATAAAATTTTAGAATACGAAAAAAATCTAAAAGGCATAAAAAATATTGTGCTAGTTGGTATTGGTGGTAGTTCTTTGGGTGTCAAGGCTTTAAAAATGGCTATGGCTCAAAAACAGCACACAAGAGAGCTTTTTTTTATAGATAATGTAGACCCTAGCGTTTTTGAAATGGTAAATAAGCATATAAATTTTGAAGAGAGTTTGTTTATAATAAGCTCAAAATCAGGCAATACAATAGAAACTATAAGTATATTTAAATGTCTTATTGATATTTACAAACCAGCTGATTTAAGTAGAAATTTTTTGATAATAACAGATGAAAATACAACCTTAGAGCAATATGCAAAAGAAAATAATATAAATTTTTTCAATATTCCTAAAAATGTTGGTGGTAGGTTTAGTGTTTTGAGTGTTATAGGGCTTGTGCCTTTGGCTTTTTGTGGATATGATATATCACTTTTACTTGATGGTGCTATGTATTGCAAAAAACAATACATAGATGAAAATGATAATTCTATCATCTCGAAAGCTTATCACTATGCAACTCACAGAAATGCTGATATAAATGTCGTTTTTAGTTATTCTAGTTTGCTTGATGGATTTAATGACTGGTATGTTCAGCTTTGGGCTGAAAGTCTTGGTAAAAAAAATGGATATAAGCGCATAGGCCGCACACCTGTTGGGCTTATAGGTAGCAAAGACCAACATAGTTTTTTACAGCTTATTATGGATGGTGTTAAAGATAAAACAATAACTTTTATCAAGGTAAAAAACACCAACTCTGTAAAAATTCCATCTTTAAATATTTCTCACTTTAAAGACTGTGATTTTGTTGATGGTTTACAGCTTGGTGAGCTTATAAATTTTCAGTGCGATTCTACCAAGATGGCATTGGTTCAAGAAGGACTTAGTGTTGATGTTATAGAACTTGACATGATTGATGAGTGGCATATGGGATACTTGGTTTATTATTATGAACTCTTAACATCAGCAACAGGAATTATGCTAGGTATTGATACTTATAATCAACCAGGTGTTGAAATAGGTAAGAGAATACTTAAAAATATGCTTTTAAAATAA
- the galU gene encoding UTP--glucose-1-phosphate uridylyltransferase GalU, with protein sequence MIQTCLFPAAGYGTRFLPATKSLPKEMLPILTKPLIHYGVDEALEAGMDNMAFVVGRGKRALEDYFDISYELEHQIAGTSKEPLLDDIRKLMQSATFCFTRQNEMKGLGDAIYTGKSLVKDEAFGVVLADDLCINEDGEGVLSQMIKIYERYRCSVVAVMEVPKERTKSYGVVSGRAIEDGLLMVDDMVEKPDPKEAPSNLAIIGRYILTPDIFNILEKTQPGKNGEIQITDALKMQAKRGMVLAYKFKGRRFDCGSLDGFVEATNYFYKLKND encoded by the coding sequence ATGATACAAACTTGTCTTTTTCCGGCAGCTGGTTATGGAACTAGGTTTTTGCCAGCAACAAAATCTTTACCCAAGGAAATGTTACCTATTTTAACAAAGCCATTGATTCATTATGGTGTTGACGAGGCTTTAGAAGCTGGAATGGACAATATGGCTTTTGTTGTTGGTCGTGGCAAAAGAGCTTTGGAGGATTATTTTGATATAAGTTATGAGCTTGAACATCAAATAGCTGGAACAAGCAAAGAGCCACTTTTAGATGATATAAGAAAGCTTATGCAAAGTGCAACATTTTGTTTTACTAGACAAAATGAGATGAAAGGGCTTGGAGACGCTATCTATACTGGAAAATCACTAGTAAAAGATGAGGCTTTTGGTGTTGTTTTAGCTGATGATTTGTGTATCAATGAAGATGGCGAAGGTGTTTTGTCTCAAATGATAAAAATTTATGAAAGATATCGTTGTTCTGTTGTTGCTGTGATGGAGGTTCCAAAAGAACGCACAAAAAGCTATGGTGTGGTGTCTGGAAGAGCTATTGAGGATGGTCTTTTGATGGTTGATGATATGGTAGAAAAACCAGACCCAAAAGAAGCACCTAGTAATCTAGCTATAATTGGAAGATATATTTTAACTCCTGATATTTTTAATATATTAGAAAAAACACAACCAGGCAAAAACGGAGAAATCCAAATCACAGATGCCTTAAAAATGCAGGCTAAAAGAGGTATGGTTTTGGCTTATAAATTTAAGGGTCGTAGGTTTGATTGTGGAAGTTTAGATGGCTTTGTGGAAGCAACAAATTATTTTTATAAGTTAAAAAATGATTAA
- the tupC gene encoding tungstate ABC transporter ATP-binding protein TupC: MIEISNLKVDYGNFRAIDIEKLNINTNSNTALLGFNGSGKSTLLKAIAHLIKPTSGSIKIWGKDRLSLDELKDISILLPEPMLLKRNVIDNFKFALKSRGNLDKFDKYVYEALELVGLDDSLLQKQHYELSSGQNKRIAFALIICLRAKLNLLDEPTNAVDLSTAKQFAKAIQFMKDQYKSGFIIASHDEKWLSAISDQSFFLHEGRVSEFELKNIFNASNGIIDFGNFKIDLPKEFKNSKKIAINQNLINLSFTKSDDNIKGVLHSVSLIYKNDILLKIKAGDFLIKCVVKNAKIGEYTTGKEIFFSVNEKAFLSLE, translated from the coding sequence GTGATTGAGATATCAAATTTAAAAGTAGATTATGGTAATTTTCGTGCTATTGATATAGAAAAATTAAACATAAATACAAATTCAAATACTGCACTTTTAGGCTTTAATGGTAGTGGGAAAAGCACACTTTTAAAAGCTATCGCACATCTTATAAAACCAACAAGTGGGAGTATTAAAATTTGGGGCAAAGATAGACTTAGTTTGGATGAGTTAAAAGATATTTCTATACTTTTGCCAGAGCCTATGCTTTTAAAAAGAAATGTTATAGACAACTTTAAATTTGCTCTAAAATCAAGAGGGAATTTGGATAAATTTGATAAATATGTATACGAAGCTTTAGAACTTGTTGGACTTGATGATAGTTTGTTGCAAAAACAACATTATGAGTTAAGTTCAGGACAAAACAAGCGCATAGCTTTTGCCTTGATTATCTGCTTAAGAGCTAAGTTAAACTTACTTGATGAACCTACAAATGCTGTTGATTTAAGCACAGCTAAACAATTTGCCAAAGCTATACAGTTTATGAAAGATCAATATAAAAGCGGATTTATCATAGCTTCTCATGATGAAAAATGGTTAAGTGCTATTAGTGATCAGAGCTTTTTTTTGCATGAGGGTAGGGTGAGTGAATTTGAACTTAAAAATATATTTAATGCTTCAAATGGTATTATTGATTTTGGAAATTTTAAAATCGATTTGCCAAAAGAGTTTAAAAATAGTAAAAAAATAGCAATAAACCAAAATCTCATAAATCTAAGTTTTACAAAATCAGATGATAATATAAAAGGTGTCTTGCACTCTGTTTCTTTGATATACAAAAACGATATTTTGCTTAAAATAAAAGCCGGTGATTTTTTGATAAAATGCGTTGTTAAAAATGCTAAAATAGGTGAATACACAACAGGAAAAGAGATATTTTTTTCAGTAAATGAGAAAGCATTTTTAAGTTTGGAATGA